GCGCAGGGCCGACGACAGCGCGTCCATGCGCTCGGCCGCCACCTTCGGCGGCACAGGATCGAAGTCCGGTGCGGCGAAATACTGGCCTTGCACGAAATCGACGTTACATTCCAGCGCGATCAGCGCCTCGCGATCCGTCGTGAGGCCGCCCATCATCACCAACTGTCCCGATTCGTGAAGCAACGACACGAGGCCCGGTAGCACGCGCGCGAGGTGCGATTGCTCGGCGGCCTGCGCCAGAATGCCGCGATCCAGCACCACGATATCCGGACGCAGATCCCACACACGGTCGATGTTCGAGTGCTTCGCCCCGAAGCCGCCCAACGCGATCAGGAAACCGGCCTTGCGCAGGCTGCCGACGATCGCGCCAAAGCGCGGCGTGTCGCCGCCCGCCTGTTCGGGCACTTCAAGCACCACGCGCTGTGGCGACAGACCCGTCGCCTTGAGCGTGGCGATCAGCGCATCGCCGTAGACCGTATCCATCAGCGCCGCAGGGTGCAAATTCAGAAAGAGCCACGCATCGCGGCTGTCGAATTCGTGGAAGTTGCCCAGGTGCAGCGACTCGGCGAGCCGCCCAAGCTCCAGCATGTCGCCATGACGCGCGGCCATCGTGAATACTTCGTGCGACGGCATATGGCGGCCCTGCGCGTCGTGGGCGCGCAGCGAAGCGTGATAGCCGATGGCACGTCGGTGCGAGACCGAGAACACTGGCTGGAAGACGCTGGAGATCGTGAAATCGCCGTATATGACGATGCGCCGGCCGTCGTCGGCCGCCGTCATTCGTGGCGGCAGGAGTCCGGGAGCGTCGAGATCGATGGTCATAGTCGTGACAGGCGCGGGGGCTAGGCTTAAGGATATGTACAGAATAGGAGAGCAAGAAGCGTGCTCAAAGGCGCGCGCTATTGTCCCCGATTTTCAAGGCGTTTTTCGGGAGACTTGTGACGCGACGCACCAGAGCGTGCTGCGTTCGCCCCAAAGTGGGGCATGGAGACCGGAGAGGGGAGCGCTTGGATTTGCGGCGTCGCCGCGCCGCAGACCACTGGGCCTATCGGGGGGGACGTTGCAATGGGAGCGATCCGACGCCCCGTCCCTGCATTTACGGCGCGAGCGTCTGCGCCCGCCGGGCCACGCGTGCGAGCGCCAGCGCACAGACCGCATTGAAGACGTGCAGCCCGCCCGGGCCGAGCAGCGTCACCGCCAGCGAGGCGATCATGGGGCCGAGCAGGCCGCCGACAGAGAAGAGGATGAGCAACGTGGCGCTTACGCCGATACGTCGCTCCGGCTCGGTGCGGTCGTTCACATGCGAGACGATCAGCCCGTACTGCGTGAAGTTCACGGCCGAGAACAGGAACATCAGCACGAAGACCAGCCAGTGCGCCTGAATGAAGATGAGCGGTGCGCAGAACACGACCGACGCGAGCGCCAGACGCCGCGACACCGTGCGCCGGTCCATACGGTCGGACAGACGTCCCACCGGCCATTGCATGAGCAGCGCGCCGAACAGCGCCACGCCCATGAGCGTCGACAGACTCCCGATGGAAAAGCCGATGCGGGTGAGATACACCGGCATCATCGCGTAGAACGCGCTGTACAAGAACCCGGCGAGAATGCAGCCCGGAATGGCAATCGGTGTGGCGCGCGCCATTTCCGCGATGCTGTCGAACAGACTCGTCGCCGCTTGTTTGACGAGGCGCTCGTCGGCCACGCGCGTGGGCCAGCCCTGCATGAGCGTGATCGGCATAATGGCGGCGACGAACAATCCGGCGACGAGCAGCAGCTGCCCCTCGCTGCCCGCCTCGCCGATATTAAGCAGGAACTGGCCGGTGCTCACTGCGAGGTAGTTGATCGTGAGATAGGAGCCGAACACGCGTCCGCGCATGGTGTTCGGCACCGACCCGTTGAGCCAGCTTTCCACCGTGGTGTACATGCCCATCAGCGCGAGGCCCGTCCCCACGCGCAGCAGGCAAAGCAGCGGCATCGATTCGGAGACGGCGAAGCCCATCACGAAGAGCGCTGCCAGCGCGGTGAACGCCACGAACGCGCGATGCTGCCCGATGCGCTCGATCAGCGACCGGTTGCAGAACGCGCCGAGCAGAAAGCCCGCGTAGTAGCACGACTGGATCACCCCGATGGTGAACGTCGATGCGCCGAATTTCAGGGCACGGAATGGCACAGCGGTGACGAACAGCCCGTTGCCCACGACCAGCACGCCGTAGCCCAGCAGAATGCCCATGAGCGCGGGATAGACGCTGATGGGCAGGGGGACGGCGTCGGCCGGGGCTGGGCCGGGCGGCGTCGATGGCGCGCCCAGCAGCGAGGCTTCGGACAGCGGGCCGGGACGATCGGGCTCGTCTTCGGCAATGGCAGTATCTAGCGACGGATCGCGTTGCATTCGATTGCGAGGGCTCGCGGGCCAGAGAATTGGGGGCAAAGGCTTGCACGAGCTTTCATCATCGCACGATGACGACACTTAGGCGAACTGACCACGGTGACGCGTGCACTGTCGTACCCAAAAAATAAGGTTCATCGCGCAATAGCGTGGAGGGATTTGACAAGTTTTCGTACTCTTGATGGCAGGAATTTGCCATCAGGAGTGCGTGGAGATGCTGGATCGCAAGCTGCTGGAGTCGCTGGGAGGCTGGCAGGGCTATGCCGTCGAACGCGTGGAGTGGCCCGAGGGCACAGGGCGCACGCTGTCGATCTATTTGAAGCCAACCGCCAAGGTGATGCTGTGCGAGCAGTGCGGCGCACGATGTCGCCAGGTCCATGAGACCACGGTGCGCCGGGTGCGAGATCTGCCGTTATTTGAGTACCGGGTTGTTCTTCATGTTCCACGCCGGCGCTTGTTGTGTGAGCAATGCGGTGGCCCGCGCCTGGAGCGGCTTACTTGGCTGGGTCGCTACCAGCGGGTGACGGATCGGCTTGCGGCGGCCTGCAGCCAATTGCTGCAATCGAGCAACGTGCAGGCGGTGGCGAGGTTCTTCGAGCTGGGTTGGCATACCGTCAAGACGCTGGACAAGGCCCGGCTCCGAGCGTCAGTGCGCGAACCGGATTGGTCCAGGATCGAGTATTTAGCGATGGACGAGTTCGCCCTGCATAAAGGGCATCGGTACGCGACGGTAGTCGTCGATCCGATCAGCAGGCAGGTGCTGTGGATCGGCCCAGGACGCTCACGCGAGACGGCTCGGGCGTTCTTCGAGCAATTGCCGCGTGGGGTCGCCCAACGCATCAAGGCCGTAGCCATCGACATGACTACGGCCTACGAGTTAGAAATCCAGGCCCACTGCCCACGGGCGGAGATCGTCTATGACTTGTTCCATGTCGTGGCCAAGTACGGACGAGAGGTCATTGATCGGGTGCGCGTGGATCAGGCCAACCAACTGCGCCAGGACCGTCCCGCGCGCCGGGTCATCAAATCGAGCCGCTGGCTGTTATTGCGCAACCGCGACAAGCTAGACCGGCAGCAGGCCGTCCGGCTCGACGAATTGCTGCAAGCCAACCAGCCGCTGCTGACGGTCTATGTCCTGAGGGACGAACTCAAGCGGCTCTGGTTCTACCGAAGACCTGCCTGGGCAAAACAAGCCTGGCACCACTGGTGCGAGCAGGCCGAGCAAAGCGGAATAGCCCCCTTGAACACCTTCGCTCAGCGTCTGAAAGGCTATCTGCATGGCATCCTGGCCAGATGCCGACATCGTCTAAACACCAGCATCGTTGAGGGCATTAACAACACTATCAAGGTCATTAAGCGGCGCGCCTACGGCTACCGAGACCAGGAATACTTCTTCCTCAAAATCCGCGCCGCCTTCCCCGGTAATGCTCAATGAACCAAAAATAAAGGCGTGTCCCGATGCAGGATACGCCTTGTGTCAGCGCCGCTTCCTCGTCAGCGGCGTCGTGCATCGGATGCGTCAGACGGAGATCAGTGCTCCGTCACCCCAGCGCCGTGCCACACCTGCTGCCGTCGCTTGCGACTGCCGATCCACGCGGCCGACAGTGCACTGATGAGCCCGGCCACCAGAACGTAAATGCAGATCATCCACGGCTCGCCGCCATTCTTCTGCAACAGGTACGTGGCGATGATCGGGCTCAGGCCGCTCGCGAAGATGCCGGAGAACTGATAGACGAACGAGATGCCGGTATAGCGAACCTTGGCGTCGAAGAGTTCGGAGAAGAGGGCGGCTTCGGGACCGTAGACCGACGCGTAGATCACCCCTAGCGGAATGACGATGGACAACCACACGAGCATCACGTTGCCGCCGCTCGCCTTCATCAGCCAAAACCCGCCGAACGACGACAGGCCGGTCGCGAGCGAACCCCAGAAGTAGATGCGCGTGCGCCCGATGCGGTCGGAGAGCTTGCCGAAGAACGGGATGGTGAAGATCATCACGAACGCAGCCGCCATCACGCCGGTGAGCGCTTCGGTCTGCGAGAGCTTGAGCGTCTGCGTCAGGTAGGCGATCGAGAACACGCCGAAGATGTTGAAGAACACGCCGTCGATGAAGCGCGCCCCCATACCGGCCAGCACGTTGCCGGGGCTCTTCGTGAGCACTTCCGCAATCGGAATCTTGATCTCGGCCCCTGCCTTCTTGATCTTCGCGAACTCCGGCGTTTCCATCACGTTCAGGCGAATGTACATGCCGATGGCCACGAGCCCGACCGACAGGAAGAACGCCAGACGCCAGCCCCACGCGAGGAACTGCGCATTCGTCAGCGTGTACGACAGCACGGCCACCACACCCGACGCGAGACACAGGCCGAGCGCAAGACCGACCTGCGGAATGCTCGCGTAATAGCCACGCTTTTCCTTCGGCGCATATTCGAACGCCATGAGCACTGCGCCGCCCCATTCGCCGCCGAGGCCGATACCTTGCAGCACGCGCAGCAACAGCAGCAGAATCGGCGCCCACAATCCGATCTGCGCATAGGTGGGCACCAGTCCGATCAGCATGGTGGCGACGCCCATGATGGTGAGCGTCATCACGAGCATGCTCTTGCGTCCGAGCTTGTCGCCGAAGTGACCGAAGATCACGCCCCCGAGCGGACGGCTCAGGAAGCCCACCGCGAACGTGCCGTAGGCGAGCATCGTCGAGATGAGCGGGTCGCTGCCGGGGAAGTACAGCTTGTTGAACACGATGCCGGCGACGACACCGTAAAGAAAGAAGTCGTACCACTCGATGGTGGCGCCGATGAGGCTGGCGACGACGACACGGCGCATCTGCCGCGGGTCGGTCCTGGTCGATGCATTCATGGTTGTCTCCGAATCTTGTATTGGTTGGGGGCTAACGTGACTGTTGCGCCTTACGCGACTGACTCAACCGTCAGGGCGACTTCTGCGGGCGCCTCCTCGCGACCGTGGATGTCTTCCTGCATGCCCGACGCGCGCTTGCGGTCTTCGAGAATCATGTCGGCCGCCTTCTCGGCAATCATGATGGTCGGTGCATTCGTGTTGCCCGACACCAGCTCGGGCATGATCGACGCGTCCACGACGCGCAACCCCGCAAGTCCATGCACACGCAGACGATCGTCGACGACGGCCATGTTGTCGTCGCCCATCTTGCAAGTGCCTGCCGGGTGATAGATCGACTGGCTGAACTGGCGCGCGGCCTGAAGCAATTCGTCGTCACTCCGGTAATGCGCGCCGGGGATGAACTCGCTGATGATGTGCGGCGCGAGCGAGGAGGCGGCCGCGATGCGACGCGCCACTTTGATGCCGTCGATCACCACCCGATGGTCGCGCTCGTCGGACAGATAGTTCGCGTGAATCGCCGGGTATTGCAGCGGATCGTTGGAGCGGATGTCGACGCTGCCCCGGCTGAACGGCCGCAACTGGCAGACGGACGACGTGAAGGCGGAAAAGCGATGCGCGCCCTGACCCGGCTTGTCGGCCGACAACGGTTGCATGTGGAACTGGATGTCGGGGCGCGTGACGTCGGGGCGCGAGCGCGTGAAGATCGTCACCTGACTGGCAGCCAGCGTGAGCGGGCCGGTGCGAAACAGCGCGTATTGCAGGCCGATAAGCGCCTTTCGCAGCGGGTTGTTCACTTCGTCGTTAAGCGTGCGCTCACGGGTCTTGAAGACGAGCCGCACTTGCAGATGGTCCTGAAGATTCCGACCGACGCCCGGCAACACATGTCGCAGCGCGACACCGGCCTTCGCGAGGACCGTCGTCGGCCCGACGCCGGAGTTCTGCAACAACTGCGGCGAACCGATGGCCCCTGCGGCGAGAATCACTTCCACTCTGGCTCGCGCTTTCTTGCGCTGACCGTCCTGCAAGTACTCGACGCCCACCGCGCGTTTGCCTTCGAACAGCACGCGGCAGGTTTGCGCGCGCGTCTGCACGATCAGATTGCGGCGCTCGCGTACCGGCTTGAGAAATCCCTTTGCGGTGCTCCAGCGAAAGCCCTTGAAGGCCGTTTGCTGAAAATAGCCGACGCCTTCCTGCGTCGCGCCGTTGTAGTCCTCGTTGAAGGGGATGCCGGTGTCCTTCGCGGCGGCGATGAAGTGCTCTGCAATGGGGCGGCGCAGTCGCAAGTCCGAGACCTTGAGCGGGCCGCCCACGCCGTGATACTCGCTTGCGCCGTGTTCCTGATCTTCCGACTTGCGGAAGTAGGGCAGCACGTCGGCGTAACCCCAGCCGCGATTGCCAAGCGCCGCCCAATGATCGTAGTCCTCGCGCTGGCCGCGCACGTACAACAGGCCGTTGAGCGAACTGGAGCCGCCGAGTACCTTGCCGCGCGGCCAGTCGATCTGACGGTCCGCCACGTTGGCGTCGGCTTCGGTGCGATAGCACCAGTCCAGCGCCGGGTTGTGCATGGTCTTGAAGTAGCCGACCGGCACGTGAATCCAGGGATTGTTATCGGGGCCGCCGGCTTCGAGCAGCAGCACCCGGTTCGCGGGATCTGCGCTCAGACGATTGGCGAGCACGCATCCGGCAGAGCCCGCACCGACGATCAGATAGTCCACTTCGTATTCCATACTGCCTGTCTCCTGCTGAACAATTCACGACGTCTCTCCCGCAGGATGAAACGATCCGTTTCGGTTTGTTTCGATTCAATGTCGGCGAGCGATCGGCAAATGCCAAGCGAAAAAATGTCGGGAGACGGAAACTGAAACGGAATTCGCGCTTGGCGTCTCAGAACGAGGCAATTGCTGCAGCGCATCTGCGGGGTTTCACTGAGTCGATGCGGCGGCGATGCAGAGGATGGGACGAACGCCATTGCCGCGACATCGCACGACCCTCACGGGTATTCCCGAGGCTGATGGATGTCAATTAATTGGTATATTTTGTTTCTTTTATTTCGCGGCGAGTTTCGAGCGGCGTGAATCGTCAGACGCCGGAAGACGATTCGAAGCGATGACAGCAGGAGGCGGAATGCACGAAACGCGTGGGACGCAGGGGACGCGCGAGGGCGTACGTGAGGGGGCCCGGGAAGCGGGTACGCTCGACGATGCCGAGTTGCGTGCGAGCGACGAAGCGAGAAATCTGCGCGCGCTGGCCGTCATTGAGCGGCTCGCCATGGCAGGCCAGCCCTACACGTTGTCGCAGCTCGCCACGCGCCTGTCGATTCCGAAGGCCACGCTGATGCGCCTGATCGAGGCGCTGGAAGTGTGTGGCTACGTCTCGCATGTGCCGGATTCGCGAGGCTCGGAGCGCGGGCTGTCGCTAGGCCCGCGTGCGGCGCGGCTCGCCCTGGTCACGCTGGCGAACAACAATTTCACGCGCGCGGCACGCTCGCTACTGCGTGCGCTCGTCGACCGCGTCGGCGAGACCGTCAACCTCACGGCACTCGATGGCGACGAGGTGCTCTACATCGAACGCGTGGAAACGAACGAGCCGTTGCGCATGCAGATGCATCCCGGCATGCGCGTGCCGCTGCACTGCACGGCGAGCGGCAAACTGTTCCTGTCGCAAATGCCGGTGGCGCAGCGTCGCGCGGTGATTTCGCGGCTGTCGCTCAAACGCATGACGCCGCGCACGATGACCGACGCGAGCCTGCTGGAAGCGGAACTCGACCGGCTGGCGGCGCGCGGCGTCGGCATCGACAACGAAGAGTTCGTGCGCGGCATGGTCGCCGTAGGCGTGCCCGTATGTGCGCCGGGGGACGGACACGTGCGTGCGGTCCTCGCCGTACATGGACCGACGGCGCGTGTCACGCTGGAACAACTGATGGGATGGGTGCCGACGCTGCGCGAGACGGCGACGGCGCTCGCGCCGCTGCTCGACTGGCAGCGGGCAAGCAAGCTGGAGGCATTGGCGAAGCGGGCGGACGCGCAGGACGCGAAGGCCGTCCCAACGACGGAAAAGTCCGCAAGCTGACGCGTCAGAACGTCTTCGCCAGTTCCCGGGCCGCTTCTTGCAGGCGCGGCACGAATTCCATCGCCTTGGAGAGCGACGTGCGCGACACCGGCGCGTGCACCGCCACTGCGGCGATACATCCGCCGTCTTCCTTGAGGACAGGCGCGGCCACGCAGGCAATCCCCAGTACGAATTCCTCGTTATCGACGGCAATACCCTTGTGCGCGATGCGATCGAGTTCGCTTTCCAGCAGTTCGGGATCGGTGAGGGTGTTGGGCGTGAAGCGTTGCAGCTTCATGGCGCGCAGCAACGCCGCGCGTTGCTCTCGGGGCATCATCGCCAGCAGCAGCTTGCCGCTCGCGCTGCTGTGCGCAGGCACGTGCGAGCCGGGCTTAAGATCGAGACGCAACGGCCACGGCGCTTCCATGCGGTCGAGGTACAGCACCTCGGTCTCATGCAGCATCGTGAGATTGCACGTCTCGCCGAGATCGGCCACGAGACGGCCGAGAATCGCGTGACGCATCCGGCGCGCGCCCGCCTGCATCATGACGCCCAGGCTCAACTGCGCCAAGCGCGGGCCGATCACATAAGCGTTCTTCTGACCCGGTTCGCGGATCACGAGACCGCCCGCTTCAAGCGAGCCGAGCATGCGATGCAACGACGCCTTGGGCATCTGGATATCGTGCGCCATGTCGGCGAGCGAGACGGGCGCGTCGGCCGCCACGAGGTATTCCAGCAGTGCGAACGCCCGCAGGGTCGGGGTGTCCGCCTTGTTGTCCGACGGGGAGTCGTGGGCAATCGCTACATCGTTCATATGCGCCGTTCCGGAAAATGGATCAGCGGTATTGTACCCAAACAGGTTATCGACCGGCATTGGCAGGGTCCAGATACAAAAGGTTCGGTTAGGTTCGGGTTCAGTTCATTCGAATCTAGTCGACGCCACGGCACATCGTCAATCAGTGTTTTAATTAATCGGAACGAATTGTATCTAAAAATGGTTAACGCTATGATGCGCTGAAACTGCCCCGCATCTCGATGGGGCGTATTGCCTGGTATTGCCTGGGCATGGCTTGCCCTTTGGAGACGTCGTGATGGAGATCGCAACCCAACAGCCGGATCGCATGGTCGATGCCCGCACCGTATTCGGCATCGATACCGATCTTCAGGTACCGGCGTTCAGCGAGCGGGACGACCACGTGCCCGAGATCGACACGGCGTACCGCTTCAATCCGGACGTCACGCTGGCGATCCTGGCCGGGTTCACAAACAACCGGCGTGTGATGGTGCAGGGCATGCACGGCACAGGCAAGTCCACCCACATCGAACAGGTGGCGGCGCGGCTGAACTGGCCGTGCGTGCGCGTGAACCTCGACGGCCACATCAGCCGCCTCGATCTGGTCGGCAAGGACGCCATCGTCGTGCGAGACGGTCATCAGATCACCGAGTTTCAGGAAGGCATCGTGCCGTGGGCGCTGCAACGTCCCGTCGCGCTGATCTTCGACGAGTACGACGCGGGACGTCCCGATGTGATGTTCGTCATTCAGCGCATTCTGGAGCGCGACGGCAAGTTCACGCTGCTCGACCAGAACCGCGTGATCCATCCGCATCCCGGCTTTCGCATGTTCGCGACGACCAACACGGTGGGTCTGGGCAATCTCAACGGTCTTTACCACGGCACGCAGGTGCTGAATCACGCGCAGATCGATCGCTGGAACGTGGTCGCGACACTCAACTATCTCTCGCGTGAAGACGAAGCGGGCATCGTACTCGCGCGCGTGCCGGAACTGGACAACGACGCTGGCCGCACGCTGATCGAATCGATGCTCGGCGTGGCGGAACTCACGCGCAAGGGCTTTGCCACGGGCGATCTGTCCACGCTCATGTCGCCGCGTACAGTGATCAACTGGGCGGAGAACGTGGGCATCTTCCACGACGCCGGTCTCGCGTTCCGTCTCACGTTCCTGAACAAGTGCGACGAAGCGGAGCGCGCCGTGGTGGCCGAGTATTACCAGCGCGCGTTCGGCCGCGAATTGCCGTCGACCGACGGCAGCCGCTCGCTGCTGGCCGATGCCTCATGACGCGTGGGACCTTCTCGGAGCGCGAGGCGGCCCGACGCGCCGCATGCGGCGAGGCGTTGTGCGCCGCCACGGTGCGCGCGCTGACTGGCGACCCCGCGCTGCATTACAGCGGGGCGCGCCTGTGCCGGAATATGCGACCGTTGCCGTTGCATGCGCCTCATCTGCAAACGCTGCCACCGCCAGCCGACCCACTGACCACGTTGCGCGGTGCGGCGGACGGCGCGGCGCTTCGGCTGCGTCACTGCGACGCGGCATTGCATCGCCGTCTGCAACCGGATGCGCCGTTGGAGCGACTGCTCTTCGAACTGCTGGAGCAACTGCGCTGCGAGACGTTCATTCCTGCCGGTATGCCCGGCCTCGCCAGCAATCTGCGCGAGCGCTTCGAAGCGTGGTCGCGCGCGATGCACGTCACGGGCGTTGCGGACAGTCACGTGGGGTTGCTGCTGTACACGGTGGCGCAGATGAGCTGGTCGCGACTGACTGGCTACCCCGTCATCGAAGAGACGGAAGGGCTGATCGAAGCCACGCGCATGGCCATCGCGCCGCGCATTGGCGGCGCGCTCGCGGGGATGCGTCGAACGCGTACCGATCAGGCGGCGTTCGCGGCTTACGCGCTGGAACTGGCCGCCGACATCGCGGGCCTGATCCGTGCGGCAGGCGGTGAGCACGAGGAAGACGAGGCGAAGGACGAGGAAGACGAGAAGGGCGTTCGCAACGCGTTCTCACTGTTTCTCGATTTCGACGAGCAGGAGGACGAAGGCATCACGCTCGCGCATTCGGGCGACAGCCGTGTGCTGACGGCGTCCGAGCAAGGCTATCGCGTGTTCACGAATCGCTACGATCGTGAACTGTACGCGGGCACGCTCGTGCGCCGCGCGTTGCTGACCGAGTTCCGCGAACGGCTCGACGAGCGCATCGTCGCTCAGGCGATCAATGTGCCGAGGCTGGCGCGCTCGCTCAAGGCGGCGCTCGCCGTACCGCAGCGCGACGGCTGGTCGTTCGGCGAAGAGCAAGGCCGCATCGACGGACGACGGCTCGCGCAACTCGTCAGTTCGCCTGCCGAGCGGCGTCTGTTTCGGCTGGAGAAGCACACGCTCATTGCCGAATCGATGGTGAGTTTTCTCATCGATTGCTCCGGGTCGATGAAGGCGCAGATCGACGCCGTCGCGATGATTGTGGACGTTCTCTCCCGCGCGCTCGATGCGGCGGGCGTCACCAACGAAATTCTGGGTTTTACCACCGGTGCGTGGAACGGCGGACGTGCCCGCACCGACTGGCTCGCGCGTGGCAAACCGCGTTTTCCCGGCCGTCTCAACGAGGTCTCGCATCTCGTCTTCAAGGATGCCGTCACCCCTTGGCGGCGTGCGCGGACCGACATCGCATCGCTGTACAAGGCGGACCTGTTCCGCGAAGGCGTGGACGGCGAAGCGGTCGAATGGGCGTGCGGTCGTCTGCGTTCGCGTAGCGTCAACCGACGCCTGCTGATCGTGATTTCCGATGGTAGCCCGATGGACGCCGCCACCAATCAGGTCAACGACGCGCACTACCTCGACCATCACCTTCGGGAAGTCGTGGCTCAGCAGCAGGCGCGTGGCGATGTGGATGTGTTGGGCCTTGGCGTCGGCCTCGATCTCAGCCCGTATTACCGGAATTCGCTTGCGCTCGATCTCACGTCGTCGCCTGACATGACGATGCTGGTGAAGCTGGTCGACTGGATCGGCAGCGGCGGGCGTCGGTCAGGCGACTGACGCGGCACCCCCCGGCGTCAGACTATCTCCAGCACTGCGCTCACCATCAGATGCACGCCAAGCAAGATCAGCGTCATGAACGCGAGACGGCGCGTGGTGACGCCTGAAAGCGGTGGGGGATGACGTCGTGCGAATAGCGTGGCGAATGTGACGACGGGAAACGCGAACGCCGCTTGCCACCACATCGACGCCGGTAACTGCCCTGCAAAGGCGCTATAGGTGGTGCGGATCGTCGCGGTGACGGCGAACAGCAGAATCAACGCGCAGCGAATCTGGACCAGTGTGAGCGGCTGACGATAAAAGTAGAAAATCAGCGGTGGCCCGGAAATACCGAACATCCCGCTCAGCAAACCGCCGAAGATGCCGCTCAGAAAGAAGCCCGTATCGGCGGAGCGCTCAGTCTTCGGCGCGGGACGCAGGGCGGAGCCGATGCCGCCATACAGCACCACTGCGCCCAGCAGCAGATGCAGCACGTTGGAGGCCGTGCCATTCAGATAATCGAACAGCAGCACACCGACCACGACCGACGGGACGATGCCGAGCGTTGCCGCCCGCACCGCCCGCCAGTCGATGAGATGCAACGTGCCGGGCAACGCCAGCGCGCTGTTCACAAGCGTTACCAGACTCACGAGGATGGCGACGTCGGCCACGGGCGCCAGTCCGAAGCCACTGGCCCCGCCCAGCACGATCATCCCAAGGCCGAACCCCGTCACCGTCTGGAAGTACGTGGCGAAGCCCAACAACAACATCAACGGCAGATGGGCCAGCAGCCCGGTCAGCACGGCGTGCCAGGTCATGCTCGTTCATGTCCGCTCATACGCACTCATGCACGAATGGCGAGCGGCGACACGCCGGTCAGCTTGGCCCGAGCGGCTTGCGCCTGCACGCAGGTCACGCCGATCACGTAGTAGATGTCGTCGGCGCTGCACCCGCGCGACAGGTCGTTCGCCGGGCGGTTAAGCCCCTGAAGCAGCGGGCCGATGGCCTTCGCACCGCCGATGCGTTCCGCCAGCTTGTAGCCGATGTTGCCTGCGTCCAGACTCGGGAAGATCAGCGTATTGGCGTGCCCTTCGATCTGCGAGTGCACGACTTTGCGCTGGGCGATTTCGGAGACGATGGCGGCGTCGAGCTGAACGTCGCCGTCGATGGCCAGTTGCGGCCGTGCTTCTTTGACGAGACGCGTCGCTTCCACGACCTTGTCGACAGCCGCATGCTTGGCGCTGCCGCTGGTCGAGAACGACAGCATGGCGACACGCGGTGGCTCCATGAGCAACGCAGCGGCGCTATCGGCCGCGGCAAGCGCAATCTGCGCGAGTTGTTCTGCATCGGGATCGACGACGAGCGCGCAGTCCGAGAAGATCAGCCCGCCCTTCATCGTGTGGAACGGCTCGCAGAGCATCATCAGGAAGAAGCTCGACACGAGCTTGAACGACGGCTGCACACCGATGATCTGAATCGCCATACGGACCACGTCGGCCGTGGTGTTGACGGCGCCCGCGACGGAGCCGTCCGCGTGACCGAGGCGCACCATCATGTTGGCGAAGCCTAGCGGCGTGCGCATTTCCGCAAGCGCCTGCTCGCGCGTCATGCCCTTCTTCGAGCGGACGCCGTACCAGATATGCGAGAAGGCTTCGGTCATGTCCGAGGTCGCCGGATCGATCAGCTCCATCCCGGCGAGATCGATGCG
The Pandoraea oxalativorans genome window above contains:
- a CDS encoding GMC family oxidoreductase, coding for MEYEVDYLIVGAGSAGCVLANRLSADPANRVLLLEAGGPDNNPWIHVPVGYFKTMHNPALDWCYRTEADANVADRQIDWPRGKVLGGSSSLNGLLYVRGQREDYDHWAALGNRGWGYADVLPYFRKSEDQEHGASEYHGVGGPLKVSDLRLRRPIAEHFIAAAKDTGIPFNEDYNGATQEGVGYFQQTAFKGFRWSTAKGFLKPVRERRNLIVQTRAQTCRVLFEGKRAVGVEYLQDGQRKKARARVEVILAAGAIGSPQLLQNSGVGPTTVLAKAGVALRHVLPGVGRNLQDHLQVRLVFKTRERTLNDEVNNPLRKALIGLQYALFRTGPLTLAASQVTIFTRSRPDVTRPDIQFHMQPLSADKPGQGAHRFSAFTSSVCQLRPFSRGSVDIRSNDPLQYPAIHANYLSDERDHRVVIDGIKVARRIAAASSLAPHIISEFIPGAHYRSDDELLQAARQFSQSIYHPAGTCKMGDDNMAVVDDRLRVHGLAGLRVVDASIMPELVSGNTNAPTIMIAEKAADMILEDRKRASGMQEDIHGREEAPAEVALTVESVA
- a CDS encoding cobaltochelatase CobT-related protein; the encoded protein is MTRGTFSEREAARRAACGEALCAATVRALTGDPALHYSGARLCRNMRPLPLHAPHLQTLPPPADPLTTLRGAADGAALRLRHCDAALHRRLQPDAPLERLLFELLEQLRCETFIPAGMPGLASNLRERFEAWSRAMHVTGVADSHVGLLLYTVAQMSWSRLTGYPVIEETEGLIEATRMAIAPRIGGALAGMRRTRTDQAAFAAYALELAADIAGLIRAAGGEHEEDEAKDEEDEKGVRNAFSLFLDFDEQEDEGITLAHSGDSRVLTASEQGYRVFTNRYDRELYAGTLVRRALLTEFRERLDERIVAQAINVPRLARSLKAALAVPQRDGWSFGEEQGRIDGRRLAQLVSSPAERRLFRLEKHTLIAESMVSFLIDCSGSMKAQIDAVAMIVDVLSRALDAAGVTNEILGFTTGAWNGGRARTDWLARGKPRFPGRLNEVSHLVFKDAVTPWRRARTDIASLYKADLFREGVDGEAVEWACGRLRSRSVNRRLLIVISDGSPMDAATNQVNDAHYLDHHLREVVAQQQARGDVDVLGLGVGLDLSPYYRNSLALDLTSSPDMTMLVKLVDWIGSGGRRSGD
- a CDS encoding IclR family transcriptional regulator — protein: MAGQPYTLSQLATRLSIPKATLMRLIEALEVCGYVSHVPDSRGSERGLSLGPRAARLALVTLANNNFTRAARSLLRALVDRVGETVNLTALDGDEVLYIERVETNEPLRMQMHPGMRVPLHCTASGKLFLSQMPVAQRRAVISRLSLKRMTPRTMTDASLLEAELDRLAARGVGIDNEEFVRGMVAVGVPVCAPGDGHVRAVLAVHGPTARVTLEQLMGWVPTLRETATALAPLLDWQRASKLEALAKRADAQDAKAVPTTEKSAS
- a CDS encoding AAA family ATPase; the encoded protein is MEIATQQPDRMVDARTVFGIDTDLQVPAFSERDDHVPEIDTAYRFNPDVTLAILAGFTNNRRVMVQGMHGTGKSTHIEQVAARLNWPCVRVNLDGHISRLDLVGKDAIVVRDGHQITEFQEGIVPWALQRPVALIFDEYDAGRPDVMFVIQRILERDGKFTLLDQNRVIHPHPGFRMFATTNTVGLGNLNGLYHGTQVLNHAQIDRWNVVATLNYLSREDEAGIVLARVPELDNDAGRTLIESMLGVAELTRKGFATGDLSTLMSPRTVINWAENVGIFHDAGLAFRLTFLNKCDEAERAVVAEYYQRAFGRELPSTDGSRSLLADAS
- a CDS encoding IclR family transcriptional regulator is translated as MNDVAIAHDSPSDNKADTPTLRAFALLEYLVAADAPVSLADMAHDIQMPKASLHRMLGSLEAGGLVIREPGQKNAYVIGPRLAQLSLGVMMQAGARRMRHAILGRLVADLGETCNLTMLHETEVLYLDRMEAPWPLRLDLKPGSHVPAHSSASGKLLLAMMPREQRAALLRAMKLQRFTPNTLTDPELLESELDRIAHKGIAVDNEEFVLGIACVAAPVLKEDGGCIAAVAVHAPVSRTSLSKAMEFVPRLQEAARELAKTF